TAACGGTCATACCAGTCTTGGCATTCGTCGCACTGTATCATTAGGGTGTCAGGATTGTACGGCATTTCACACTTGCAGAACCTTCAGTTTAGAATATGCAAAAACGTTGTGAACCAATTTAACCAAAATAAGGGATATATTAACCAGGAAGAGTCATAAAATTCTCACACTGCAACACGATCCGTTGTAAATTCTCCAGAGGAAGCTTGGTACTCAAAGCGAGAGTAGTAATCCTCAACAGCAACTTCTTCAAGCTCGCAATAAGCCTTAAACGAGTGCACAATACACTTCCCTATAATGGTATTGGCACTTTGGAAATCATAGTGATCAGAGAGGAACACTTCCTTTTCCCCGTGAAACTGTCTTCTGCCACCAATAGCCTCCTCAGGCCTATAATACCATCTTACTTCGacagtagtttcacctttgTTGTTAGCTTCTAATTTCTCCACGCGAGCAACATAGGGTGGCTTATTAGGCTCACAAGGTTGCATAAGCACGCAATCCCCAGCTACATAACATCAAGAATTTCATCGATATAAGAAACAATACACTTCCTCTCCTCGAGGCCAACATGTATATTGACATACACTTTTCAACGGCAAAAATTTGACCTCAATAACTTTACAATGACAAAATTTATGCTTATAAAACAAGAAAGGGTTTTTGGTTTGAAGCTAGTGTGCTCAAATATTAGTACTGTCTTAAaggacaaataaataaaatcatacacATCACGTACTCCCTTCAATTAAGAGTTTCACAGAAAGAGAACTTAATTAATTTGCACTTATATATACcaacaaaaaatttgataaaaagaaatctatgtgttaaaaattcttattagaatttaaaacaaaaaaaaatcattatggtAAAGAGGACTTGCTGCCCAAATATAAACTACAAAGGTGATGTATCATGTATGCATATTGGACTACATCAACACAAACCATGAtgaatcaaaaatcaaattatagcaCACATCGTATCTAATGTTTCGGGGGGGAGGGGGAGGATGAGCGGAGAGAAAAAATGGAGAGAAGGAGAGGGAAAGAGGGATGAGGGTGAGAAAATGAAAGGGAGAGATGGGTGAAGGGAGAGGAGGGGAAATAGAGAGATCACCTTTGATAACTTGGTTGCTTCCTCTAACAGGGTAAGAAATGGAGTTTTGGTTGACATCTTTTGTCTTTGCCATTGAAAGTTAAACCTTTCTAATCAAAATCACCAAATTTGTTAGGAAACGTTGTTTAAGAGTGAAGAGGTAGTTAGTATACCGGGGAGAAGTGTGCTCAttcttgatataatttataattctaaTCTTACTGGTGTATTCAAttcaaatctattaaaatcttttGATTATTGTAATCCAGATGTATTAAATTCGTATTGAAATAATGTTATTCTTCGATGCTGATTTTAATTCATCTTCAGGTATTTAATCAAGATTTGCAAAGATGCTTAAAGATATGatgatatttataagatattatatgaaatCTATTAAATTGTTCTCTTGTTCAAGActctttgatttttttgaaatttataaaatgataaattcttaGGGTGGgatttgttaatttattatgtatatttgGTAATCTCTACTCAATATGTAGGATTAAAAACATGAATTATCGAAGATTTTATCTTAAGTTCACTACAcgcataaatttaaaatttactgtTACATATTATGattcatatatcaaaaaaaagaaCGACGCAAAGCTCATATATTAACAAATCTTCATTATTATCGATTTGacatattgaatataattttagatactCAGCTTCATAGTCTAAATGaacatttatatttagaaaattagtATGGAATTACATTTGAGCATAGGATGTCTTGGTTCAGCAAATTCATTTTGTGTTTAACATAAAAgttgataaaattcattttaaagAATAAACTTGAATCCCAATTATTTCTAACTCATGAAGTTTGATTTCACATAAAATATCTCATTTTCAATGAGCCATGTTCAATCTTGctccaatcaatatatatatttgatcaaCAACCATAAAAGATAAACAAGTTAGTAAGAACATCatagattttgaaaaagaaacttAAATCCTAATTATTTCTAACCCATGGAGTGTAGGCATAATACAACTTAACCATAATCTTTATCATATCATAAATTCGAACACCTGCTCATGCACCAGGGAGGGGCTCCTTCTACAATCACATAGACCTGCAAATATGGGGTTGAGCATTTGAAGGCCACCTACAAAgataattagcatgttaagatcATTATAACAATATAAGATTTGTGGCTATTTCTTATTCACTTTATACATGTAATTCCCTACAGATGTGATAGTGCTTTGTAATTACAGGAGTTTGAAAAAGGTTCCGTTTGACGACATAAGGATTCTAGGATAGACATTTAGTGATTTTACTTTCTCTCATTAGTTCAACATACAAAAGATTGTTAAGAACTGATAACACCCGATGACCCTCAAATCGGTGTTAAGAAATGCAAGCAACACTGAGTTGTGTGAAATGCATAACACTGACTAGATTACacagagaagaaaagaaaaaggaggTACACAAAAGATACAAAAAGAGGTCAAAATGCTTAAGTATAGTCATATACCTGGCAAGGAGAGTTCTTCAAATCAGGAACACTCATCACAGACATAGCTGCTCAGCTGCCTTGCCCGAGCAGTTGTCATTTTGACGCAAGCTGGATGGTACCTACAAATAGCGTGTACAACATCTAAAAtgcctataaatatataagtccACTTATACCGTAAAATAGACTATGGTAAGGCTCCATCTTGAAACTTTTCTATTAAAAAGGAAATTGCAGCTCTAGCATATGAAATTTGTCTCAAATAACTATTAATAAAAAGATAATGCATATAAAAACTAactaaaattaacatatatagcAAAATTTAACGGTCATACCAGTCTTGGCATTCGTCGCACTGTATCATTAGGGTGTCAGGATTGTACGGCATTTCACACTTGCAGAACCTTCAGTTTAGAATATGCAAAAACGTTGTGAACCAATTTAACCAAAAATAAGGGATATATTAACCAGGAAGAGTCATAAAATTCTCACACTGCAACACGATCCGTTGTAAATTCTCCAGAGGAAGCTTGGTACTCAAAGCGAGAGTAGTAATCCTCAACAGCAACTTCTTCAAGCTCGCAATAAGCCTTAAACGAGTGCACAATACACTTCCCTATAATGGTATTGGCACTTTGGAAATCATAGTGATCAGAGAGGAACACTTCCTTTTCCCCGTGAAACTGTCTTCTGCCACCAATAGCCTCCTCAGGCCTATAATACCATCTTACTTCGacagtagtttcacctttgTTGTTAGCTTCTAATTTCTCCACGCGAGCAACATAGGGTGGCTTATTAGGCTCACAAGGTTGCATAAGCACGCAATCCCCAGCTACATAACATCAAGAATTTCATCGATATAAGAAACAATACACTTCCTCTCCTCGAGGCCAACATGTATATTGACATACACTTTTCAACGGCAAAAATTTGACCTCAATAACTTTACAATGACAAAATTTATGCTTATAAAACAAGAAAGGGTTTTTGGTTTGAAGCTAGTGTGCTCAAATATTAGTACTGTCTTAAaggacaaataaataaaatcatacacATCACGTACTCCCTTCAATTAAGAGTTTCACAGAACTTAATTAATTTGCACTTATATATACcaacaaaaaatttgataaaaagaaatctatgtgttaaaaattcttattagaatttaaaacaaaaaaaaatcattatggtAAAGAGGACTTGCTGCCCAAATATAAACTACAAAGGTGATGTATCATGTATGCATATTGGACTACATCAACACAAACCATGAtgaatcaaaaatcaaattatagcaCACATCGTATCTAATGTTTCGGGGGGGAGGGGGAGGATGAGCGGAGAGAAAAATGGAGAGAAGGAGAGGGAAAGAGGGATGAGGGTGAGAAAATGAAAGGGAGAGATGGATGAAGGGAGAGGAGGGGAAATAGAGAGATCACCTTTGATAACTTGGTTGCTTCCTCTAACAGGGTAAGAAATGGAGTTTTGGTTGACATCTTTTGTCTTTGCCATTGAAAGTTAAACCTTTCTAATCAAAATCACCAAATTTGTTAGGAAACGTTGTTTAAGAGTGAAGAGGTAGTTTAGTATACCGGGGAGAAGTGTGCTCAttcttgatataatttataatttctaatCTTACTGGTGTATTCAATTCAAATCTATTAAAAATCTTTTGATTATTGTAATCCAGATGTATTAAATTCGTATTGAAATAATGTTATTCTTCGATGCTGATTTTAATTCATCTTCAGGTATTTAATCAAGATTTGCAAAGATGCTTAAAGATATGatgatatttataagatattatatgaaatCTATTAAATTGTTCTCTTGTTCAAGActctttgatttttttgaaatttataaaatgataaattcttaGGGTGagatttgttaatttattatgtatatttgGTAATCTCTACTCAATATGTAGGATTAAAAACATGAATTATCGAAGATTTTATCTTAAGTTCACTACAcgcataaatttaaaatttactgtTACATATTATGattcatatatcaaaaaaaagaaCGACGCAAAGCTCATATATTAACAAATCTTCATTATTATCGATTTGacatattgaatataattttagatactCAGCTTCATAGTCTAAATGaacatttatatttagaaaattagtATGGAATTACATTTGAGCATAGGATGTCTTGGTTCAGCAAATTCATTTTGTGTTTAACATAAAAgttgataaaattcattttaaagAATAAACTTGAATCCCAATTATTTCTAACTCATGAAGTTTGATTTCACATAAAATATCTCATTTTCAATGAGCCATGTTCAATCTTGctccaatcaatatatatatttgatcaaCAACCATAAAAGATAAACAAGTTAGTAAGAACATCatagattttgaaaaagaaacttAAATCCTAATTATTTCTAACCCATGGAGTGTAGGCATAATACAACTTAACCATAATCTTTATCATATCATAAATTCGAACACCTGCTCATGCACCAGGGAGGGGCTCCTTCTACAATCACATAGACCTGCAAATATGGGGTTGAGCATTTGAAGGCCACCTACAAAgataattagcatgttaagatcATTATAACAATATAAGATTTGTGGCTATTTCTTATTCACTTTATACATGTAATTCCCTACAGATGTGATAGTGCTTTGTAATTACAGGAGTTTGAAAAAGGTTCCGTTTGACGACATAAGGATTCTAGGATAGACATTTAGTGATTTTACTTTCTCTCATTAGTTCAACATACAAAAGATTGTTAAGAACTGATAACACCCGATGACCCTCAAATCGGTGTTAAGAAATGCAAGCAACACTGAGTTGTGTGAAATGCATAACACTGACTAGATTACacagagaagaaaagaaaaaggaggTACACAAAAGATACAAAAAGAGGTCAAAATGCTTAAGTATAGTCATATACCTGGCAAGGAGAGTTCTTCAAATCAGGAACACTCATCACAGACATAGCTGCTCAGCTGCCTTGCCCGAGCAGTTGTCATTTTGACGCAAGCTGGATGGTACCTACAAATAGCGTGTACAACATCTAAAAtgcctataaatatataagtccACTTATACCGTAAAATAGACTATGGTAAGGCTCCATCTTGAAACTTTTCTATTAAAAAGGAAATTGCAGCTCTAGCATATGAAATTTGTCTCAAATaactattaataaaaaagataatgcatataaaaactaactaaaattaacatatatagcAAAATTTAACGGTCATACCAGTCTTGGCATTCGTCGCACTGTATCATTAGGGTGTCAGGATTGTACGGCATTTCACACTTGCAGAACCTTCAGTTTAGAATATGCAAAAACGTTGTGAACCAATTTAACCAAAAATAAGGGATATATTAACCAGGAAGAGTCATAAAATTCTCACACTGCAACACGATCCGTTGTAAATTCTCCAGAGGAAGCTTGGTACTCAAAGCGAGAGTAGTAATCCTCAACAGCAACTTCTTCAAGCTCGCAATAAGCCTTAAACGAGTGCACAATACACTTCCCTATAATGGTATTGGCACTTTGGAAATCATAGTGATCAGAGAGGAACACTTCCTTTTCCCCGTGAAACTGTCTTCTGCCACCAATAGCCTCCTCAGGCCTATAATACCATCTTACTTCGacagtagtttcacctttgTTGTTAGCTTCTAATTTCTCCACGCGAGCAACATAGGGTGGCTTATTAGGCTCACAAGGTTGCATAAGCACGCAATCCCCAGCTACATAACATCAAGAATTTCATCGATATAAGAAACAATACACTTCCTCTCCTCGAGGCCAACATGTATATTGACATACACTTTTCAACGGCAAAAATTTGACCTCAATAACTTTACAATGACAAAATTTATGCTTATAAAACAAGAAAGGGTTTTTGGTTTGAAGCTAGTGTGCTCAAATATTAGTACTGTCTTAAaggacaaataaataaaatcatacacATCACGTACTCCCTTCAATTAAGAGTTTCACAGAAAAGAGAACTTAATTAATTTGCACTTATATATACcaacaaaaaatttgataaaaagaaatctatgtgttaaaaattcttattagaatttaaaacaaaaaaaaatcattatggtAAAGAGGACTTGCTGCCCAAATATAAACTACAAAGGTGATGTATCATGTATGCATATTGGACTACATCAACACAAACCATGAtgaatcaaaaatcaaattatagcaCACATCGTATCTAATGTTTCGGGGGGGAGGGGGAGGATGAGCGGAGAGAAAAATGGAGAGAAGGAGAGGGAAAGAGGGATGAGGGTGAGAAAATGAAAGGGAGAGATGGATGAAGGGAGAGGAGGGGAAATAGAGAGATCACCTTTGAAACTACAAAGGTGATGTATCATGTATGCATATTGGACTACATCAACACAAACCATGAtgaatcaaaaatcaaattatagcaCACATCGTATCTAATGTTTCGGGGGGGAGGGGGAGGATGAGCGGAGAGAAAAATGGAGAGAAGGAGAGGGAAAGAGGGATGAGGGTGAGAAAATGAAAGGGAGAGATGGGTGAAGGGAGAGGAGGGGAAATAGAGAGATCACCTTTGATAACTTGGTTGCTTCCTCTAACAGGGTAAGAAATGGAGTTTTGGTTGACATCTTTTGTCTTTGCCATTGAAAGTTAAACCTTTCTAATCAAAATCACCAAATTTGTTAGGAAACGTTGTTTAAGAGTGAAGAGGTAGTTTAGTATACCGGGGAGAAGTGTGCTCAttcttgatataatttataatttctaatCTTACTGGTGTATTCAATTCAAATCTATTAAAAATCTTTTGATTATTGTAATCCAGATGTATTAAATTCGTATTGAAATAATGTTATTCTTCGATGCTGATTTTAATTCATCTTCAGGTATTTAATCAAGATTTGCAAAGATGCTTAAAGATATGatgatatttataagatattatatgaaatCTATTAAATTGTTCTCTTGTTCAAGActctttgatttttttgaaatttataaaatgataaattcttaGGGTGagatttgttaatttattatgtatatttgGTAATCTCTACTCAATATGTAGGATTAAAAACATGAATTATCGAAGATTTTATCTTAAGTTCACTACAcgcataaatttaaaatttactgtTACATATTATGattcatatatcaaaaaaaagaaCGACGCAAAGCTCATATATTAACAAATC
This genomic window from Daucus carota subsp. sativus chromosome 7, DH1 v3.0, whole genome shotgun sequence contains:
- the LOC135147722 gene encoding chromatin remodeling protein EBS-like; the encoded protein is MAKTKDVNQNSISYPVRGSNQVIKAGDCVLMQPCEPNKPPYVARVEKLEANNKGETTVEVRWYYRPEEAIGGRRQFHGEKEVFLSDHYDFQSANTIIGKCIVHSFKAYCELEEVAVEDYYSRFEYQASSGEFTTDRVAVFCKCEMPYNPDTLMIQCDECQDWYHPACVK
- the LOC135148073 gene encoding chromatin remodeling protein EBS-like codes for the protein MAKTKDVNQNSISYPVRGSNQVIKAGDCVLMQPCEPNKPPYVARVEKLEANNKGETTVEVRWYYRPEEAIGGRRQFHGEKEVFLSDHYDFQSANTIIGKCIVHSFKAYCELEEVAVEDYYSRFEYQASSGEFTTDRVAVFCKCEMPYNPDTLMIQCDECQDWYHPACVKMTTARARQLSSYVCDECS